The following is a genomic window from Mycolicibacterium sp. TY81.
TGCAGAACAAGGCCCGCGCCATGGTGGTGCTCGCCGCGCGCCTGCAGGCGCTGGCCGAAGAGCAGGCCTCGGCCGACGCCTCCGCGGACCGCGCCAGCCAGATCCGCACCGTCGACCGCAGTGAGCGCATCCGGACGTACAACTTCCCCGAGAATCGGATCGCCGACCACCGCATCAACTTCAAGGCCCACAACCTCGACCAGGTGCTCGACGGCGACATGGACGCGCTGCTCGACGCTCTCGCCGCCGCCGACAAGCAGGCCCGGCTCGCACAAGAGTGATCCGCCAGGCCATCACTGAGGCGACTACGCAGCTCGCCGCCGCCGGCATCGATTCCGCGCGTGTCGACGCCGAATACCTTGCCGCGCATGCCGCCGGGGTGGACCGCGCCCGGGTGATGTTCTCCGAACCCGATCCGGAGTTCTATCCGCGTTTCCGCGATCTGGTGGCGCGCCGTGCACGGCGAATTCCCTTGCAGCACTTGATCGGAACGGCCGCTTTCGGTCCGGTGGAAGTGCGGGTCGGTCCGGGCGTGTTCATTCCGCGCCCGGAGACCGAGGCGCTGCTGGAGTGGGCCATGACCCAGCCGCTGCCACCGAGCCCGCTGATCGTCGATCTGTGCACCGGTTCGGGGGCCCTCGCCCTGGCTCTCGCGCACACCTGGCCGCAGGCGCAGGTCGTCGCCGTCGAGAAATCCCCGGAGGCCCTCGTCTACGCCCGGCGCAACTGTGCCGGCAGCGCCGTCGAGGTACTCGAGGCCGACGTCACCGTTCCCAGCCTGCTGGCAGACAGGACCGGCACAGTGGACCTCCTGGTGTCCAACCCGCCGTACATCCCGGACGGCGCCGATCTCGACCCCGAAGTCATCGACCACGACCCGGCCGGCGCCCTGTTCGGCGGGCCCGACGGCATGTCCGTCATCGTGCCGATCATCGCGCTGGCGGCCCGGTTGCTGCGTCCCGGCGGCAAGTTGGGCATCGAACACGACGACACCACAGCCGATCAGGTGGTGGCCGCCTTGGACCGCGACGGTACGTTCGGTGACATCACCGCGCGGCGCGACCTGACCGGGCGGCCCCGGTTCGTCA
Proteins encoded in this region:
- the prmC gene encoding peptide chain release factor N(5)-glutamine methyltransferase translates to MRQAITEATTQLAAAGIDSARVDAEYLAAHAAGVDRARVMFSEPDPEFYPRFRDLVARRARRIPLQHLIGTAAFGPVEVRVGPGVFIPRPETEALLEWAMTQPLPPSPLIVDLCTGSGALALALAHTWPQAQVVAVEKSPEALVYARRNCAGSAVEVLEADVTVPSLLADRTGTVDLLVSNPPYIPDGADLDPEVIDHDPAGALFGGPDGMSVIVPIIALAARLLRPGGKLGIEHDDTTADQVVAALDRDGTFGDITARRDLTGRPRFVTATRR